One region of Polaribacter pectinis genomic DNA includes:
- a CDS encoding DUF5689 domain-containing protein codes for MKTNKIFGFLSFLMIAFSITSCVQDGDFTVPDVSVVEPNITANSSVLAIKTALQQEFNSSGDLVYTFFENEENPTYVEAYVVSSDATGNFYKKLMVQDKPENPTAGIEIIINQTSLSETFDIGRKIYIKLDGLSVSYDDGESANFISPTNGIPGKYVLGVLDGDQVDDIPSTSVAKHIFRSATVAEIVPTSIKLADITGEHISTMIQLPSAQMLKSDLTKTFAGESNDEFDGFRTVFECETEKTIQLQTSTFASFKSNLVPQGKGTFTAVLSKDFRSEFLVAIANKPSDLEFTDMDRCDPPVLDCGTGAVGGSVVLLEEDFENITTSGAITAAGWTNVNVNGGSTIYQSRSFSGNRYLQISAFRSGETPLEVWLVSPEIDLDATTDEELTFETNTGFDNGKALSTYVSSDFTGDVTTATWLRLDAVLSEGPSSGYGSFVSSGSINVSCLSGKLHVAFKYEGADNGVTTTFQVDNVKVTGK; via the coding sequence ATGAAAACAAATAAAATTTTCGGCTTTTTATCATTTTTAATGATAGCCTTCTCAATTACATCTTGTGTACAAGATGGAGATTTTACAGTACCAGATGTATCTGTTGTAGAACCTAATATTACAGCAAATTCTTCAGTTTTAGCAATTAAAACGGCGTTACAGCAAGAGTTTAATTCTAGCGGAGATTTAGTGTATACTTTTTTCGAAAATGAAGAAAACCCAACTTATGTAGAAGCTTATGTTGTATCTAGTGATGCAACAGGTAATTTTTACAAAAAATTAATGGTACAAGATAAGCCAGAAAACCCAACAGCAGGGATTGAAATTATAATAAACCAAACTTCTTTAAGTGAAACTTTTGATATCGGAAGAAAGATCTATATTAAATTAGATGGTTTGTCAGTTTCTTATGATGATGGGGAAAGCGCTAATTTTATTAGCCCAACAAATGGTATTCCTGGTAAATATGTTTTAGGAGTTTTAGATGGAGATCAAGTAGATGATATTCCTTCTACATCTGTAGCAAAACATATTTTTAGATCTGCAACTGTTGCAGAAATAGTACCTACAAGTATTAAGTTAGCAGATATTACAGGAGAACACATTAGTACAATGATACAATTACCTTCTGCACAAATGTTAAAGTCAGATTTAACTAAAACTTTTGCAGGTGAATCTAATGATGAGTTTGATGGTTTTAGAACTGTTTTTGAATGTGAAACAGAAAAAACAATCCAATTACAAACAAGTACGTTTGCAAGTTTTAAATCTAATTTAGTTCCTCAAGGAAAAGGTACATTTACAGCAGTATTATCTAAAGACTTTAGATCAGAGTTTTTAGTTGCTATAGCAAACAAACCGTCAGATTTAGAATTTACAGATATGGACAGATGTGATCCTCCAGTTTTAGATTGTGGTACAGGAGCAGTTGGTGGAAGCGTTGTTTTATTAGAAGAAGATTTCGAAAACATTACAACGTCTGGTGCAATTACTGCTGCAGGTTGGACAAACGTAAACGTAAATGGTGGAAGTACTATTTACCAATCAAGAAGTTTTAGTGGAAATAGATACCTTCAAATTTCGGCATTTAGATCAGGAGAAACTCCATTAGAAGTTTGGTTAGTTTCACCAGAAATAGATTTAGATGCTACAACAGATGAAGAGTTAACATTTGAAACAAATACAGGTTTTGATAATGGAAAAGCATTATCAACTTATGTATCTTCAGATTTTACAGGAGATGTAACTACGGCTACTTGGTTAAGATTAGATGCAGTTTTATCTGAAGGACCATCTTCTGGTTACGGAAGTTTTGTTAGTTCTGGTTCTATAAATGTTTCTTGTTTATCAGGTAAACTTCATGTTGCTTTTAAATATGAAGGAGCAGATAATGGTGTAACTACTACTTT